The nucleotide sequence CGCCGCACGGGCGAGCCGCTGGCCCCCGCCATCGTCTGGCAGGACCGCCGAACGGCCGAACTGTGCCGCGACCTGCAGACGCGGGGCGAGGAAGCGGGCGTGCAGGCACGCACCGGCTTGCTGCTGGACCCGTATTTTTCGGGCACCAAGATCACCTGGGCACTGGAACACTGGCCACAGCTTCGGGAGGCGGGCGACGACCTGCTGATCGGGACGGTCGAAAGCTGGCTGGTGTGGAAGCTGACCGGCGGGCTGCACGTCACCGATGCCAGCAACGCGTCGCGCACCTTGTTGATGGGTTTGGGTAGCGGCCAGTGGGACGACGGCCTGGTCGATCTGTTCGGGGTTCCGCGCGGTTCACTGCCCATGATCGTCGACAATGCTGGCGATTTTGGCACCACGGATGCCTTTGGCGGGCAGATACCGATTCGCGGGCTGGCGGGCGATCAACAGGCGGCAACCATCGGCCAGGCCTGTCTGGCGCGTGGAGAAGTCAAGGCGACCTATGGCACGGGCGCCTTCATCCTCGCCAATTGCGGCGCCACGCCGCCCCCGTCGCGCCACCGGCTGCTGGCGACGGTGGGATGGCAACTAGGCGGGCGGCGAACCTATGCGCTGGAAGGGTCGGTGTTCGTCGCGGGCAGTTTGATGCAATGGCTGCGCGATGCGATGGGCGTGATCACCGATGTGGCCGACAGTGCGGCGATCGCGGCATCGGTGGCGGATAATGGCGGCGTCTATTGCGTGCCCGCGCTTGCCGGCATGGGCGCGCCGTGGTGGCAACCCGAAGCGCGTGCGGCGATCACCGGGCTCAGCTTTTCGACCGGGCGGGCACATCTGGTCCGCGCTGCGCTGGAATCGATGGCGCATCAGACGCTCGACCTGAAACAGGCATTTGCTGCTGACGGGGCTGACTGGATGCGGCTGCGAATCGATGGCGGCATGGTTGGCAACGACTGGATGGCGCAGGATCTGGCGGACATGCTCGACCTGCCCATCGAACGACCGCGATTTGCCGAGACGACGGCGCTGGGCGCGGCGATGCTGGCGGCGGTGGGATTCGGCTGGTTCGATGGTCTGGAGCGCGCCGCGACCATGCGGGGCACGGTCGAATCATTCACTCCGGCCCTGTCCGCAGATGCGCGCGCGGTTCGTATCCACGGCTGGCGCGATGCGGTAGAGGCGGCAATGGCCAAGGCGAGGTGACAAGAACGGCTTAACCCTTTCGGGCTAGAATCGCCGCCGGAAGGAAGTGATCGTGCCGCGTACCCCCCTACCCGTCGACAGCGACGAGGAACGCGCCCAGTTGCGGCTGACCGCCCAGCCACAGGCGTGGGGCGAGCCGCTTGCCGACCATCATGAGATCGAATTGCTGGACGTTTCGGCCACCGGCGCGCGAATCGGCACATATCGCTGCTTTCACCCCGGTCAGACGGTTTATCTGACGGTTGATCAGATCAAATCCATTTCCTGCGAGATACGCTGGGCCCGCGCGGGGGAGATCGGGCTGGCGTTCAAGCGGACGCTGAACGTCGCCATGCTCGAACATCTCGCCACCGCGCACCGGGCGCGATAACTCAGATCAGCGCTTCGATCAGGCCGATCAGCGGGCGGTCGGCGGGTGGCATGTCCAGCCGGTGCAGCTCGACCGGGCGGACCCATTTCAGCGCATCGGCGTGGCGCGCGTTGACCACGCCCCGCCATTTGCGAAGCGCAAAAAGCAACAACAACAGGTGGCGCTCCCCCAGCGGTTCACTGGCGAAGACGGCGGGCGCAAGGCACGCCTGCTCGACATCGATTCCCAGTTCCTCGTGCAGTTCGCGTATCAGCGCGCCCTCAGGCGTTTCGCCCGCTTCCACCTTGCCGCCTGGAAATTCCCACAGGCCTGCCATCGGCTTTCCAGCGGGGCGGCGCTGGACCAGCACCCGGCCATCGCCGTCGACCAGCGCAGCCGCCGCAACCAGCAGGATCGGACGTTCCGAACCCATTTCCTTAACCCCTTTTCACTATGAACCGCGCCGAATTTTACGAACGGGGAATGTCATGGCGCGATGGACGGGACTGGCGCAACGGATTCTGGCCGACCGTCGTGGTGTGACCGTGGTCGAATACGCCCTGATCGTTGCGCTGATCGTACTGGCAATCGTTGCCACCGTCACCGACGTGGCGGGAGCGACAATTGCGCTTTGGAACACCGTTGATGTGCGCGTCGACGACGTGATGTGACGCCCCGGAACCGCAAAATTTAATCCGCCTGACGGCTTAAACCATTTCCTAACCCTAGCCCGATATCGTCGCGATGCTTGCTCGAAGGACCAGTCGGGCAGCCGGGTTTTGAAGCTTTGTACCGATGGAGACCGGAATGCAGAAGATTCGCAAGATTTTTGCCGACAACAAGGGCGCGACCGCAATCGAATACGGCCTGATTGCCGCCCTGATCGCCGTTGCAGCGATCACCGCCATGACCGCCATCGGCACCAACCTGAACGCCACCTTCGGCACGGTTTCCAGCAGCATCCAGACCGAAGCGCCGCAATAAGGGCTTTTTTAAGGGCGTGCGGGGCGGCAGAGCGAAGGCTCTGCCGCCCTTGCTTTGATCGGGTGATCGCCACCCATGCGCAGCCCGCCGCATATGGCTTTCTGATCCTTCCAGTTAATTTGACTTTAGCACCTGTCCGGCACAACCGGAACGTCGTGGCGGGATTGCCGGACGGCGGGGGCCGAGTGACACGTGTTTCTGAACGACGACCAGCATTGGCTTGACGGATCGGGCACCGGCACGCGGGCCAATGGCCGCTCGCGCGCGCTGGCGTTACCCCCACCTTCTCGGCTCGAGCAACTGCGGCAAGTACTGGCCAAATTCGATCCTGTCGTTGATCTTGGCTCCGACATCGGATCGCGCCGCTGGATTCGCGGCGCTGCGACGTGTTTCGGGCTGTGTGCCATCACCGTCGCGCTGGCGCCTGATTTCGACCGGCCGATTCACGTCCCGGCCGCGCCGCTGTCGACGACCGACCGCGATGAACTAGCCTCGCAATCGATCGCCCCCCTTGGCTTCGGCGCCACCAGTGGCCGCCGGATCGGTGCGACCGGTGCCGTGGCGCCGCTGGCCGATACGCCGGAGCGACCGACACTCAACCTTTCCGCGACGCTGGCGGGCGGCGACAACCTGGCGCGCACGCTACGTCGCAGCGGCGTCAGCGCGAGCGAGGCCGACCGCGCCGCCGCGCTGGTGGCGGAGGCAGTGCCGCCCCGCGACATCCGCGCAGGTACGCGCATCGACCTGACCCTGGGCCGCCGCGCCAGCCGCGATGTGCCGCGCCCGTTGGACCGGCTGGCCTTTCGCGCGCGCTTCGACCTTGCGCTCGAACTGGCGCGGCAGGACGGTGCGTTCGTGCTCAAGCGGATTCCGATCGCGATCGATTCGACACCGCTTCGCATTCGCGGCCGCGTGGGCGGCAGCCTGTACCGCTCTGCCCGCGCTGCCGGCGCGCCGGCCAAGGTGGTCGAAGCGTTTATCCGACAGATCGCGACACGCGTGCCGATGGCACGAATCGGCAGCGATGACGAATATGAGCTGATCGTCGAACAGGATCGCGCCGCCACGGGCGAAGTGCGGCAGGGCAAGCTGCTTTATGCCGCCGTCCGTCAGGGCAAACGCGAGACCCGGCTGGTTCGCTGGGACCGCGGTGGCCGCACCGAATGGTTCGATCCGCGCGGCGTAGGCGAGCGGCGCGGCATGATGGCCATGCCGGTCGCGGCGCGCATCTCGTCCGGATTTGGCTGGCGCCGTCATCCGGTGCTTGGCTTTCGGCGGCTGCACAAGGGCATGGACTTTGCCGCGCCGCATGGCAGCCCGATCCGCGCGGCGACCGATGGTGTCGTCGGCTTTGCCGGACGGAACGGCGGCTATGGCAATTTCGTCAAGCTCGTCCACGGCAGCGGGCTGGCCACCGGCTATGGCCATATGAGCCGCATTGCGGTGCGTCGCGGCGAACGCGTCACTCGTGGGGAAGTCATCGGCTATGTCGGCTCGACCGGACTGTCGACGGGGCCGCATCTGCATTACGAACTGTGGCGCAATGGCGTGCCGGTCAATCCGACCTCGGTCAGCTTTACCACTACCTCGCAGCTTTCGGGCCAGGACCTGCGCGATTTCCGTTCGCACGTATCGCAGTTGATGTCAGCGCCTGTCGGCGGTTCGCGCGAGCCCGCAGGGGAATCGGGCGAATAGCCGCGCCTCTCCGGCGCGCTGCCGGGGAGCGCGATCCGTCAGTGCCGCTGGCTGCGCCAGCGCTTGATTGTCCGCTGAAGCGCCGCGTCACCGCCACCGGCCTGTCGCCACAGCGCGCTGAACGACGGATCGTCCGATGCCGGGCGGCGATCTTCCTCCAGCGTGTCGAACAGCACCCTAACGGGCGTCGCCACACCTTCCCCACAGATGATGCATTCGCGGTTCCGCAGGGCCGGAATGGCATCGAGGAAGCCGCGCGCACCTTCGGGCATCGCCGCTCGGACAAATGCCTGGTCGCGGTCGTTGTTCAGGCGCATGGAAATGATGGTGCCGCATTGCGACAGCACGCCTTCGGCAAGATCCGACGGCCGCTGGGTAATCAGGCCCAGCGACACGCCATATTTCCGGCCTTCCTTGGCGATGCGGCTCAGGATCCGGCCGACCGACGACGTTTCCGCATGGCGTTCATTGGGCACATAACGGTGCGCCTCTTCACAGACGAGCAGCACCGGCCGAACCGGCTCCCCGCGTGACCAGATGGCGAAATCGAACACCATGCGGCTCAGCATCGCCACCACAACGGTCGTGATCTCCGACGGCACGCCCGAGACGTCGATGATCGAGATCGGTCGCCCGTCGGCCGGCATGCGGAAGATGCGCTGGATGAACGCCGCCATCGTGTCCGCCACCAACATGCCCGAAAACATGAAGGCGTATCGCGGATCGCCCTTCACCTCGTCTACTTTGGTCTTGAGCCTCAGATAGGGCGCCGTATCGCCAGCGCGGTCCATCTTGCCCATTTCCGCCTGGATCGACGCCGTCAGGTCGCTGAGCAAATACGGGATGGGTGAATCGACGGTCAGCTTGACCTCTGCCGCCAGCCGGTTCTTCGCACGGGCGGCGATCAGGCATTTGGCGAGGATGTCGGCGTCGATCTGTCGCTGTGACCCCGTGCTGGTCAGGAACACTTCGCAATGTTCCTCGAAATTCATCAACCAATAGGGCATCGCCAGATTGCCGACGTCATAGATCGCACCCGTGGCGGCGAAGGCGGTGGCATATTCGCCGTGCGGGTCGATCATGACGATGTGCCCCTGCGGCGCGGCCTGACAGATGCGATGCAGGATCAGCGCGGCGGCGGTCGACTTGCCGGTGCCGGTAGAACCCAGCAGCGCGAAATGCTTGCCCAGCATTGCGTCCACGTACAGCGACGCCTGAATGTCGCGGGTGGGATAGACGGTGCCGACACGCACATTGGCACGGTCATCGGTCGAGTAGACCTGGTTCAGGTCGCTGGTCGAAACGGGAAACACCGCCGCGCCGGGGGTAGGATAGCGGGTCACGCCGCGACGGAAGCGATAGAGCTTGCCCGTCAGCTTTTCCTCATCCCCCTCCCCCAGAAAGTCGATCTGGGCGATCATGTTCGCGCCGTTGTCGGATGCCAGCTTCAGCGTGCGAACGCTGGCCAGCAACCAGCTTGCGCCGCTGCGGATCTTGATCAGGCTGCCCAGTTGCGCAGCGGCGGCCAGCGTTTCGTCGGCCTCCCCGCTCAGCGCCTCGACCGCCGCACGGTCAAAGACGACGCAGCTGGACGATCCGGCAATTTCGGTGACCATCCCGATGGGGCGCATACCGGATTCCGATCCCATGGCCCCAACCGGCTGTGCCGCCGACGACACCGGCGAGGAGGGGCTTTCCGCAGCCCGCGCAAACGCTTCACCATCCATATCGGATGGAAATAAGCCACCGGAGGTAAATTTTACGTTGGCGCCGCGCCCTATATCCGGCGCCAGATCACACCCGCGCCCCAGCCGAAAGCGACCGAAAGCGCCACTGCGATCAGCCCGTAGAATACGCTATGTTCCTGCGCGGCGGCCGCGACGAAGCGTTCGAATCCCGATTTGCGAATATCGATTTCCCGGACCGCCGCCGCCAGCACGCGGCCGTCGCGGATCAGGAACGTCTCTGCGGTGAAGCGGCCGACCGGCACGCGCGCGGGGATGGCAATGCGCGCGCGATACAGTACCCCGTCGGTGATCTCGACCGCGCCCGGTGCCTCGACATACAGGCCCGACCGACGCCTCAGATCGACCAGCCCCTCCACAAAGCGTGACTGGACGGCCGGCGGCGCGCTGCCGATCGGGGACAATTGCAGGCTGTCGAGCCCCAGTTCGTAAATGGCGCGCGTGCGTTCATCGACGATCCGTTCGACGGGCCGCGAGGAGGCGATGGCGTAAAAGGACGGGGCCGAGCGATAGCGCATCGCTTCGGCATTGACCCACATGCCCGCGACCTTCTGCTTTTCGCGCATCCGCACCGATTGGCTCGGCCCCTTGACCACCACAACGATATCGGCGGGCCGCTCACTGGCGCGACGGTCGGGATAGAGGATCGCGCCGAACAGCAGCAGGTCCGCACCGGTGAAGCTGTAGATGATCTCGATCTCGCGCTGAGACGCATCGGGCACCAGAATGGGCGCGTCGCCGCTTTGCGCCATCAGCACCGGCGCCAAAGCCAGCGCGGCAAGGCGGCGCCACCGCTTCAAGCCAGCTCGACCGAATAGATTTCGTCGGGACGCCAGCCCAGGCCCAGCGCCATGCGGATCGCAACGCCCAGCACGATCAGCGCCAATGCAAGGCGCAGCTGTTCGGGCTTCAGCCGCGCGGCAAAGCGCGTGCCCAGCTGTGCGCCCGCGACCGATCCGATCAGCAGCAGCACCGCCAGCACGATATCGACCGCGCGTGTCGTCGTCGCGTGGACCATGGTCGCAGCGGCGGTGGTGAACAGAATCTGAAACAGGCTGGTGCCCACCACAACCTGCGTTCCCATGCCCAGCAGGTAGATCATCGCCGGAACCAGGAAAAATCCGCCGCCAACGCCCAGCAACATCGTCAGAACGCCCGTCAGCATCCCCAGAATGAACGGACCCAGCGGCGAGATGTAAAGGCCGGAGCGATAGAAGCGCCACCGGAACGGCAGCGTCGCGATCAACGGATGGTGCCGCCGCCGCGCGGCGCGAACCGTCTCCCCGCGCTTGCCCGCGCGGATGGTGCCCAGCGATTCGCGCAGCATCAGCCCACCGACGGACCCCAGCATCACCACATACAGCACCGCAATCACGGTATCGATCAGGCCACTGGCGCGCAGTATTTCGAACAACCAGGCGCCGAACAGCGAACCGAAGACGCCACCCACGACCATGACCCCGCCCATATGGTAATCAACGCCCTTGCGCCGGGCATGGGCGAACATACCGGACACGCTGGCACCGGTCACCTGACTGGCCGCCGATGCGGCAGCGACAGTGGGGGGGATGCCGTAGAAGATCAGCAGCGGCGTGGTCAGGAACCCGCCCCCAACCCCGAACATGCCGGACAACCAGCCCACGCCAAAACCCAGCGCAATGATGACAAGCGCGTTGACCGAAAGATTGGCGATCGGAAGATACAGGTCCATCGACACCTACGCGGCTGATTACCCCTGCTAGGACAGGCTGACATGAAAGGAAACCGCCTACGATCGAAAGGCGGTTACATAAGTCACTTGTTTTCCCACTACTTTGCCCGGATGCTCGGCCGCGTCCGAATCGGTTGGGGCAAGCCGGAGTGACACAGGGGGACTGGCTGCTGGCATTCGCCGAAGCGGCCTTATACGAAGCGATTCTGTTCGCCGCGATCGGCTTTGCGATCGGCGGTTTCGACGATTTTCTGGTCGATTCGCTGTATCTTTTCCGCCGGGCCGGGCTGTGGCTGCGCGGGATCGAAACCCCTACGGTTGCGGAACTCCCGCCGCCGCACGACGCGAGCCGGATCGTTGTTTTTGTCGCCGCCTGGGACGAAAGCGCGGTGATTGGCGCGATGCTCACCACCGCCGCCGCACGCTTCGAACATCCCGATTGGCGGCTCTATGTCGGCACCTACCCGAATGATCGCCCGACGATCGATGCAGTGGCTGCCGTCGCGGAAAGCGATCCCCGCATCCGATTGGTCATCGGTGAGCGCCCCGGCCCCACCACCAAGGCCGACTGCCTGAACAGCTTGTGGGAAGCATTGCTGGCGGACGAGGCGGCGGGCGAACCCAAGGCCCGCGCGGTGGTGCTGCACGATGCCGAGGACGTGGCACACCGCAACGAACTGGCGGTCTATGCCAGTCTGCTCGATCAGGGAGCCGATGTTGTGCAACTGCCGGTCCTGCCGCTGATCGATCGCCGTTCCCGGCTGGTCGCGGGCCATTATGCCGACGAGTTCGCGGAAGCGCACGCCAAGCAGATGCTGGTCCGCCAGACACTGGGCGCGGCAATGCCTCTGGCCGGCGTGGGCTGTGCGATTGACCGTGACATGCTGGCGCGCGTCGCGGCCAGTCGCGGTGGCCTGCCTTTCGACCCCGCGTCATTGACCGAGGATTACGAGCTTGGCCTGACCATCGCGCGGCTGGGCGGCCGTGCCGTTTTTGCCCGCGTGACAGAGGTGCCCGGCGGCGCGCCGGTTGCGGTACGTGCCTTTTTTCCTGCCAAGGTGGATGCGTCCGTGCGGCAGAAAGCGCGCTGGATGACCGGAATCGCGCTGGCAGGATGGGACCGGACCGGCTGGGGCCGCACGTTGGCGCTGGGTGACCATTGGATGCGGATGCGCGACCGGCGCGCGATCCTGTCAATCCTGGTGTTGGCGGCGGCCTATCTGGCGCTGGTGGGATGGGGCACGCTGAGCGTCGTCCAATGGTGGCGAGGCGATTTTACCCGCCCGTTAAGCGACGGGCTGGCATGGCTGCTGGGTGTCAATGCGGGGTTCCTGATCTGGCGCATGGCGATGCGCGCGATCTTTGTCGGTGCCGATTATGGCTGGGCAGAGGCGGCATGGTCGATCCCGCGCATGGCGGTTGCCAACTACATCGCGCTTCTGGCAGCGCGGCGGGCGATCTTTCGTTATGTCGGGTTGCTGCGCGGCGGGGCGCTGCATTGGGACAAGACCGAACATCATTTCCCTGACCTGACGCGGTCGAACGGATGAAGAGGACGGCAGGCCGACCGCTTCGATTTCTGGGTCTGGTGCTGGGCGGTTGGACAGCGCTGCGCATCGCCCTGTTGCTGCCCGAAGCCGCGCGGCTGCCCGAATTGATCACGCCAAGGGCATCGGCAGCCGATGGAGGGTTGGCATCGGTGCCGCCGCGTCTGCTGGGCGAATGGTCCGCCCCGCCCCCCAGATCCGCCGCCTTGGACGCGGCGGCCCCAGGCAGTACGACCATCGCGCGTGAACTGGGCCGTTCACGCGGCAACCTGGCACCCAGCGGGCAAGGAATGCTCAGCGTGGCGCAGCGTCAACCCGACGCTGTGTTAAATGCCCCCTATCGCCCTGGCCCCGCCCCGCCGTCGGCGCCGGATGCGCCGCGTCGGGCCGCATCGCGCCTGTCGGGCACCGGCTGGCTGGCGCTGCGACAGGGGCGCGGCGACGGGCTGGGGCCGGGCGGGCAACTTGGCGGGTCGCAGGCGGGCGTTCGCCTTCGCTATGCGCTGGGCGAATCTCGCCGCGTTGCGCTGTCTGCGCGATTGTCCTCGCCCCTGCGCGGGCGCGGTGCCGAAGCGGCGCTGGGGGTGGAGTGGCGCCCAATCCGCGCGCCCGTTTCGGTGATCGCCGAACAGCGTATCGGGCTGGATGGATCGCCGGGCGGACCGACACTGATGGCACTGGGCGGGATCAATCCCACGCCCGTGGCTGCCGGGTTCAGTCTGGAGGGCTATGCTCAGGGCGGCGCGGTGCTGCGCCGGCAACGGGTGGAGCCGTTCGCCGACGGCGCGCTGCGGCTGGCGCGCCCGGTCACGCGCGGCGGCGCACTGACCCTTGGCGCAGGTGCTTGGGGGGCGGTTCAGCGTGATGCCGGGCGGCTGGACATCGGCCCCTCACTGGCGGTCGCCATCCCGGCAGGGCCACAAAACCTTCGCCTGACAATCGACTGGCGACAGCGGATCGCAGGCGATGCGTCGCCGGGATCGGGGCTGGCCGTGACGCTGGGCAGCGACTTCTAGGCGGCGAGCGAACAAAATCGCCAGACGGGCGTTGCCCCGGCAGTCCCTTTCCCCCTTTCGGGACTGGTGCCTGTCGCGCACCGGCCGCGCCGTCGCGTATCGCGGCGCGGCCACCGGCCAGAAACGCGAAACCCGGCCGACATTGCTGTCGACCGGGTCCCCCTGTTGGACAGGATCGGGCACGGGCCGGAGCCCGCCCCCGAATTCAGGTCACCACCAGAAGCCGCGAATAACGTCGACCACCACGCCGCGGCGCTGATCGATCAGCACGACGTCGTCATAATGACGGACCCAGCGCTGGTAGCGCCCAGCCGGCGGCAGGTGATAGCGATAGGGGTCGTTGATCCAGTAACGGCGCCCATAATAGGTCGGCGCGATGCGGGCGCCGGGGCGCCACTGATTGTAACGGAACGGCGCACGCCAGTTGCCACGGGCATAGAGCGCACGGTTGCGGCCGCGCCAATCGCGCCAGTCGTTGCGGCCCCAGCGATAATCGCGGCGGTCCTCACGCAATTCGCGGCGCGCATCGCGCACATCGCGCTGTTCGCGGCGGATGTCGCGACGGTCACCACGGCGATATGCGTCGCGCAATTCGCGGCGTTCTTCCCGAACATCGCGGCGGCTGCGCTCGACTTCGCGCCACGACTGGGCGCTGGCGACACCGGGCACCGCCAGCGTCGGGATCGCGACGGCGGCCATCAGCGCGGTGGTGATCAGCTTACGCATCTCTTGTCCTCCATGTTCTCCCGGACGCTTCCGACCGTTGCCGGTCCTTCGTCCGTTGGTGGAGACTTTATGGAGCCGCGCCACTGAACGGCGCGGGAACGATCAAGTCAGCGTTGCGAAAGGATCAGGGGCCGCCAGGCGCACCCGCGCCCGGTGCGCCCACGGTGCCGATATTGCCGAACAGTTCCTGAAAGAATCCGCGCTCGCGACCCAGGGTCGGCGTCTTCTTCTTGATCGGATTGACCTCGGCAACCTGCTCCAGCCCCATCCGGTCGATCGAGGCCACATTACCGGCCCCGTCGAAACGGATGCGGATTGTCGTCTGGGCATTGGGATCGGGATTGCTGAAGGCATAGTTACGGCTGTCGCGCGACACATAATA is from Sphingomonas sp. IW22 and encodes:
- a CDS encoding glycosyl transferase family protein, with amino-acid sequence MTQGDWLLAFAEAALYEAILFAAIGFAIGGFDDFLVDSLYLFRRAGLWLRGIETPTVAELPPPHDASRIVVFVAAWDESAVIGAMLTTAAARFEHPDWRLYVGTYPNDRPTIDAVAAVAESDPRIRLVIGERPGPTTKADCLNSLWEALLADEAAGEPKARAVVLHDAEDVAHRNELAVYASLLDQGADVVQLPVLPLIDRRSRLVAGHYADEFAEAHAKQMLVRQTLGAAMPLAGVGCAIDRDMLARVAASRGGLPFDPASLTEDYELGLTIARLGGRAVFARVTEVPGGAPVAVRAFFPAKVDASVRQKARWMTGIALAGWDRTGWGRTLALGDHWMRMRDRRAILSILVLAAAYLALVGWGTLSVVQWWRGDFTRPLSDGLAWLLGVNAGFLIWRMAMRAIFVGADYGWAEAAWSIPRMAVANYIALLAARRAIFRYVGLLRGGALHWDKTEHHFPDLTRSNG
- a CDS encoding outer membrane protein assembly factor BamE, with amino-acid sequence MALSGPRAIASLLALSLAASACAPLRSHQGYVIDADLVNSVQPGVDNRDSVLRTLGQPTLTAQFDQGDWYYVSRDSRNYAFSNPDPNAQTTIRIRFDGAGNVASIDRMGLEQVAEVNPIKKKTPTLGRERGFFQELFGNIGTVGAPGAGAPGGP
- a CDS encoding (deoxy)nucleoside triphosphate pyrophosphohydrolase → MGSERPILLVAAAALVDGDGRVLVQRRPAGKPMAGLWEFPGGKVEAGETPEGALIRELHEELGIDVEQACLAPAVFASEPLGERHLLLLLFALRKWRGVVNARHADALKWVRPVELHRLDMPPADRPLIGLIEALI
- a CDS encoding Flp family type IVb pilin, which encodes MQKIRKIFADNKGATAIEYGLIAALIAVAAITAMTAIGTNLNATFGTVSSSIQTEAPQ
- a CDS encoding PilZ domain-containing protein, with amino-acid sequence MPRTPLPVDSDEERAQLRLTAQPQAWGEPLADHHEIELLDVSATGARIGTYRCFHPGQTVYLTVDQIKSISCEIRWARAGEIGLAFKRTLNVAMLEHLATAHRAR
- a CDS encoding ATP-binding protein, whose protein sequence is MGSESGMRPIGMVTEIAGSSSCVVFDRAAVEALSGEADETLAAAAQLGSLIKIRSGASWLLASVRTLKLASDNGANMIAQIDFLGEGDEEKLTGKLYRFRRGVTRYPTPGAAVFPVSTSDLNQVYSTDDRANVRVGTVYPTRDIQASLYVDAMLGKHFALLGSTGTGKSTAAALILHRICQAAPQGHIVMIDPHGEYATAFAATGAIYDVGNLAMPYWLMNFEEHCEVFLTSTGSQRQIDADILAKCLIAARAKNRLAAEVKLTVDSPIPYLLSDLTASIQAEMGKMDRAGDTAPYLRLKTKVDEVKGDPRYAFMFSGMLVADTMAAFIQRIFRMPADGRPISIIDVSGVPSEITTVVVAMLSRMVFDFAIWSRGEPVRPVLLVCEEAHRYVPNERHAETSSVGRILSRIAKEGRKYGVSLGLITQRPSDLAEGVLSQCGTIISMRLNNDRDQAFVRAAMPEGARGFLDAIPALRNRECIICGEGVATPVRVLFDTLEEDRRPASDDPSFSALWRQAGGGDAALQRTIKRWRSQRH
- a CDS encoding FGGY family carbohydrate kinase, coding for MSDLILVLDEGTTSTRAMLFDADGNCHASENAPIDQHYPRPGWVEHDAAQIWARTLTVGRAAVARAGGAERVAALGIANQRETVVFWSRRTGEPLAPAIVWQDRRTAELCRDLQTRGEEAGVQARTGLLLDPYFSGTKITWALEHWPQLREAGDDLLIGTVESWLVWKLTGGLHVTDASNASRTLLMGLGSGQWDDGLVDLFGVPRGSLPMIVDNAGDFGTTDAFGGQIPIRGLAGDQQAATIGQACLARGEVKATYGTGAFILANCGATPPPSRHRLLATVGWQLGGRRTYALEGSVFVAGSLMQWLRDAMGVITDVADSAAIAASVADNGGVYCVPALAGMGAPWWQPEARAAITGLSFSTGRAHLVRAALESMAHQTLDLKQAFAADGADWMRLRIDGGMVGNDWMAQDLADMLDLPIERPRFAETTALGAAMLAAVGFGWFDGLERAATMRGTVESFTPALSADARAVRIHGWRDAVEAAMAKAR
- a CDS encoding sulfite exporter TauE/SafE family protein, translating into MDLYLPIANLSVNALVIIALGFGVGWLSGMFGVGGGFLTTPLLIFYGIPPTVAAASAASQVTGASVSGMFAHARRKGVDYHMGGVMVVGGVFGSLFGAWLFEILRASGLIDTVIAVLYVVMLGSVGGLMLRESLGTIRAGKRGETVRAARRRHHPLIATLPFRWRFYRSGLYISPLGPFILGMLTGVLTMLLGVGGGFFLVPAMIYLLGMGTQVVVGTSLFQILFTTAAATMVHATTTRAVDIVLAVLLLIGSVAGAQLGTRFAARLKPEQLRLALALIVLGVAIRMALGLGWRPDEIYSVELA
- a CDS encoding RcnB family protein, producing the protein MRKLITTALMAAVAIPTLAVPGVASAQSWREVERSRRDVREERRELRDAYRRGDRRDIRREQRDVRDARRELREDRRDYRWGRNDWRDWRGRNRALYARGNWRAPFRYNQWRPGARIAPTYYGRRYWINDPYRYHLPPAGRYQRWVRHYDDVVLIDQRRGVVVDVIRGFWW
- a CDS encoding Flp family type IVb pilin, producing MARWTGLAQRILADRRGVTVVEYALIVALIVLAIVATVTDVAGATIALWNTVDVRVDDVM
- a CDS encoding TIGR02186 family protein; this encodes MAQSGDAPILVPDASQREIEIIYSFTGADLLLFGAILYPDRRASERPADIVVVVKGPSQSVRMREKQKVAGMWVNAEAMRYRSAPSFYAIASSRPVERIVDERTRAIYELGLDSLQLSPIGSAPPAVQSRFVEGLVDLRRRSGLYVEAPGAVEITDGVLYRARIAIPARVPVGRFTAETFLIRDGRVLAAAVREIDIRKSGFERFVAAAAQEHSVFYGLIAVALSVAFGWGAGVIWRRI
- a CDS encoding M23 family metallopeptidase, with the protein product MFLNDDQHWLDGSGTGTRANGRSRALALPPPSRLEQLRQVLAKFDPVVDLGSDIGSRRWIRGAATCFGLCAITVALAPDFDRPIHVPAAPLSTTDRDELASQSIAPLGFGATSGRRIGATGAVAPLADTPERPTLNLSATLAGGDNLARTLRRSGVSASEADRAAALVAEAVPPRDIRAGTRIDLTLGRRASRDVPRPLDRLAFRARFDLALELARQDGAFVLKRIPIAIDSTPLRIRGRVGGSLYRSARAAGAPAKVVEAFIRQIATRVPMARIGSDDEYELIVEQDRAATGEVRQGKLLYAAVRQGKRETRLVRWDRGGRTEWFDPRGVGERRGMMAMPVAARISSGFGWRRHPVLGFRRLHKGMDFAAPHGSPIRAATDGVVGFAGRNGGYGNFVKLVHGSGLATGYGHMSRIAVRRGERVTRGEVIGYVGSTGLSTGPHLHYELWRNGVPVNPTSVSFTTTSQLSGQDLRDFRSHVSQLMSAPVGGSREPAGESGE